The following proteins are co-located in the Hevea brasiliensis isolate MT/VB/25A 57/8 chromosome 11, ASM3005281v1, whole genome shotgun sequence genome:
- the LOC110634977 gene encoding CASP-like protein 1B1, which translates to MALQNGEKCEVGSSSSGLIRVVLLLRVVAFFATAAATIVMALNKQTKTFVVATIGSNPISATLTAKFQHTPAFVFFVVANGMASIHNLLMIIADVFAPNFDYKGLRLAIIAILDMMTVALISGGVNAAVFMAELGKNGNSHARWNKICDKFGSFCDRGGGAIIASFVGLLFMLLITALSIIKLLKPKSHHNCSSLVP; encoded by the exons ATGGCTCTACAAAATGGAGAAAAATGTGAGGTTGGGTCCTCTAGCTCAGGGCTAATTAGGGTAGTTTTGTTGCTAAGGGTGGTTGCATTTTTTGCCACAGCAGCTGCAACTATTGTGATGGCTCTCAACAAACAAACCAAAACCTTTGTGGTTGCTACCATTGGGAGTAACCCTATAAGCGCTACTCTCACTGCCAAGTTTCAACACACCCCAGCATTTGT GTTCTTTGTGGTAGCAAATGGAATGGCTAGCATCCATAACTTGCTGATGATTATCGCTGACGTATTTGCTCCAAATTTTGACTACAAAGGACTACGCCTTGCCATAATCGCCATTTTGGATATG ATGACAGTGGCTCTGATATCAGGAGGGGTGAATGCAGCAGTATTCATGGCAGAACTAGGGAAGAATGGAAATTCACATGCAAGGTGGAATAAAATCTGCGACAAATTTGGAAGCTTCTGTGATCGTGGAGGTGGAGCCATCATAGCTTCCTTTGTTGGCCTTCTGTTCATGCTACTCATTACCGCCCTGTCCATTATCAAGCTTCTCAAACCCAAATCTCATCATAATTGTAGTTCATTAGTTCCATGA